From a region of the Mercurialis annua linkage group LG1-X, ddMerAnnu1.2, whole genome shotgun sequence genome:
- the LOC126676842 gene encoding chaperone protein dnaJ 11, chloroplastic-like, which translates to MAATSSHCYSSVAQFTGAKLSSDCNRTPPSRISFRQLRISANCATTAERASSAHVLTTPGSLYEVLGIQMGATCQEIKSAYRRLARVLHPDVAADQKENNVSEFIKVNEAYETLSDPEKRADYDRSLFWRGRQLSSSFITSAMAGSSGFSRRRWETDQCW; encoded by the coding sequence ATGGCCGCCACGTCATCACACTGTTACTCCTCCGTCGCTCAATTCACCGGCGCAAAGCTCTCTTCTGACTGTAATCGTACTCCGCCGTCTCGTATCAGCTTCCGTCAACTCCGCATCTCCGCTAATTGCGCTACCACCGCGGAGAGAGCATCATCGGCTCATGTTTTAACAACGCCGGGATCACTTTATGAAGTGCTAGGGATTCAAATGGGGGCCACGTGTCAAGAAATTAAGTCTGCATACAGGAGATTGGCTAGGGTTTTGCATCCTGACGTAGCAGCAGATCAAAAGGAGAACAATGTGAGCGagtttataaaagtaaatgaaGCTTATGAAACTTTGTCCGATCCTGAGAAAAGAGCCGATTATGACCGGAGCCTTTTCTGGCGAGGGAGGCAGCTGAGTTCGTCTTTTATTACGTCTGCAATGGCGGGTTCGTCAGGATTCTCACGGCGGAGATGGGAAACTGATCAGTGCTGGTAG
- the LOC126654496 gene encoding ferredoxin--NADP reductase, leaf isozyme, chloroplastic isoform X2, with translation MAATVNAAVSFPTTNSTSLPARFSTITPERISFNKGFLYSRNVSSGGKAVKIRAQVTTEAPAKVVKVSKKNDEGIVVNKFKPKNPYTGLCLLNTKITGDDAPGETWHMVFSTEGEVPYREGQSIGVIADGIDKNGKPHKLRLYSIASSAIGDFGNSKTVSLCVKRLVYTNDQGETVKGVCSNFLCDLKPGAEVKITGPVGKEMLMPKDPNATIIMLATGTGIAPFRSFLWNMFFEKHQDYEFKGLAWLFLGVPTTSSLLYKDEFEKMKSKYPENLRVDYAVSREQTNEKGEKMYIQTRMAQYAEELWELLKKDNTFIYMCGLKGMEKGIDDIMVNLAARDGIDWIEYKRQLKKSEQWNVEVY, from the exons ATGGCCGCCACTGTAAATGCCGCAGTTTCATTCCCAACCACTAACTCAACGTCCCTTCCCGCCAGATTCTCCACCATTACTCCAGAAAGAATCAGCTTTAACAAG GGATTCTTGTACTCCAGAAATGTCTCATCGGGTGGAAAAGCTGTTAAAATTAGAGCTCAAGTTACTACAGAGGCTCCTGCTAAAGTGGTAAAGGTGTCAAAGAAGAATGATGAAGGTATAGTTGTCAATAAATTCAAGCCTAAGAATCCGTACACTGGATTATGTCTTCTTAACACCAAAATTACTGGAGATGATGCTCCTGGAGAGACCTGGCACATGGTTTTCAGTACGGAAG GAGAAGTGCCGTACAGAGAAGGGCAATCGATCGGTGTGATTGCTGATGGTATCGACAAAAATGGGAAGCCGCACAAGCTTAGATTATATTCAATTGCCAGTAGTGCTATTGGAGACTTTGGCAACTCTAAAACT GTTTCTTTGTGTGTTAAGAGGCTTGTTTACACCAATGATCAAGGAGAGACAGTGAAAGGAGTCTGCTCTAATTTTTTGT GTGACCTGAAACCTGGGGCAGAAGTAAAGATCACAGGACCTGTAGGAAAAGAAATGCTCATGCCAAAAGATCCAAATGCCACAATCATTATG CTTGCAACCGGAACGGGAATTGCACCATTCCGCTCATTCTTGTGGAACATGTTCTTTGAGAAGCACCAAGACTACGAG TTTAAAGGATTGGCTTGGCTTTTCCTGGGTGTTCCAACCACTAGCTCACTGCTATACAAAGATGAGTTTGAGAAGATGAAGAGTAAATACCCAGAAAACTTGAGGGTTGATTATGCTGTGAGCAGAGAACAAACAaatgaaaaaggtgaaaaaatgtACATTCAAACAAGAATGGCACAGTATGCAGAAGAGTTATGGGAATTACTCAAAAAGGACAACACCTTTATCTACATGTGTGGTCTTAAAGGAATGGAGAAGGGTATTGATGACATTATGGTCAATCTCGCAGCTAGAGACG GCATTGACTGGATTGAATACAAACGGCAACTGAAGAAGAGTGAGCAATGGAACGTTGAAGTCTATTAA
- the LOC126654496 gene encoding ferredoxin--NADP reductase, leaf isozyme, chloroplastic isoform X1, whose product MAATVNAAVSFPTTNSTSLPARFSTITPERISFNKGFLYSRNVSSGGKAVKIRAQVTTEAPAKVVKVSKKNDEGIVVNKFKPKNPYTGLCLLNTKITGDDAPGETWHMVFSTEGEVPYREGQSIGVIADGIDKNGKPHKLRLYSIASSAIGDFGNSKTVSLCVKRLVYTNDQGETVKGVCSNFLCDLKPGAEVKITGPVGKEMLMPKDPNATIIMLATGTGIAPFRSFLWNMFFEKHQDYEFKGLAWLFLGVPTTSSLLYKDEFEKMKSKYPENLRVDYAVSREQTNEKGEKMYIQTRMAQYAEELWELLKKDNTFIYMCGLKGMEKGIDDIMVNLAARDGIDWLEYKRQLKKSEQWNVEVY is encoded by the exons ATGGCCGCCACTGTAAATGCCGCAGTTTCATTCCCAACCACTAACTCAACGTCCCTTCCCGCCAGATTCTCCACCATTACTCCAGAAAGAATCAGCTTTAACAAG GGATTCTTGTACTCCAGAAATGTCTCATCGGGTGGAAAAGCTGTTAAAATTAGAGCTCAAGTTACTACAGAGGCTCCTGCTAAAGTGGTAAAGGTGTCAAAGAAGAATGATGAAGGTATAGTTGTCAATAAATTCAAGCCTAAGAATCCGTACACTGGATTATGTCTTCTTAACACCAAAATTACTGGAGATGATGCTCCTGGAGAGACCTGGCACATGGTTTTCAGTACGGAAG GAGAAGTGCCGTACAGAGAAGGGCAATCGATCGGTGTGATTGCTGATGGTATCGACAAAAATGGGAAGCCGCACAAGCTTAGATTATATTCAATTGCCAGTAGTGCTATTGGAGACTTTGGCAACTCTAAAACT GTTTCTTTGTGTGTTAAGAGGCTTGTTTACACCAATGATCAAGGAGAGACAGTGAAAGGAGTCTGCTCTAATTTTTTGT GTGACCTGAAACCTGGGGCAGAAGTAAAGATCACAGGACCTGTAGGAAAAGAAATGCTCATGCCAAAAGATCCAAATGCCACAATCATTATG CTTGCAACCGGAACGGGAATTGCACCATTCCGCTCATTCTTGTGGAACATGTTCTTTGAGAAGCACCAAGACTACGAG TTTAAAGGATTGGCTTGGCTTTTCCTGGGTGTTCCAACCACTAGCTCACTGCTATACAAAGATGAGTTTGAGAAGATGAAGAGTAAATACCCAGAAAACTTGAGGGTTGATTATGCTGTGAGCAGAGAACAAACAaatgaaaaaggtgaaaaaatgtACATTCAAACAAGAATGGCACAGTATGCAGAAGAGTTATGGGAATTACTCAAAAAGGACAACACCTTTATCTACATGTGTGGTCTTAAAGGAATGGAGAAGGGTATTGATGACATTATGGTCAATCTCGCAGCTAGAGACG GCATTGACTGGCTTGAATACAAACGGCAACTGAAGAAGAGCGAGCAATGGAACGTTGAAGTCTATTAA
- the LOC126654518 gene encoding uncharacterized protein LOC126654518: protein MARLIRPLRQWPMLLQHQCGSHTTFHLRLSPSSLLLSTKTTPHSVAFATAASSSKSGRSVQIRSRGLISPDAPTPADRDEGESKSSSDSESDNAKSRNQKKREAKRAVSWGMQLASFTAPQIKRIVRMASLEREVYEGLMLVKRLGPDVREGKRRQFSYIGKLLRDVKPELMDALIHSTKDGDWSRVQAVSDLDIEIIEEKVEESEEHECEEEEEDSHECVEIATRWLDGLITKDIQITNEVYAISSIDFDRQELRKLVRRVHEVQDRKNVTEENEQEAEAAILAAKKPLTRFLRALARQIPADA from the exons ATGGCTAGACTGATACGGCCACTAAGACAATGGCCAATGCTGTTACAGCACCAGTGCGGTTCTCACACTACATTTCATCTTCGCCTGTCTCCATCTTCTCTACTATTATCCACTAAAACGACTCCTCACTCTGTCGCTTTCGCTACTGCAGCATCCTCGTCCAAATCTGGTCGCAGTGTTCAAATTCGATCACGCGGTCTTATATCACCCGATGCTCCAACACCGGCTGATCGCGACGAAGGAGAATCAAAGAGTAGTAGTGATTCAGAATCCGATAATGCAAAGAGCCGCAACCAGAAGAAGCGCGAAGCTAAGCGCGCTGTCAGCTGGGGCATGCAGCTTGCTTCCTTCACTGCTCCGCAAATCAAACGCATTGTCAG AATGGCGTCACTTGAGCGAGAAGTGTACGAGGGGTTAATGCTAGTCAAG AGACTAGGACCTGATGTTCGTGAGGGTAAACGGAGGCAATTCAGCTATATCG GAAAATTATTGCGGGATGTAAAACCAGAATTGATGGATGCTTTAATTCATTCAACAAAAGATGGTGACTGGAGCAGGGTGCAGGCTGTGTCTGATTTAGACATTGAGATTATTGAGGAAAAAGTTGAAGAATCTGAAGAACATGAATGTGAAGAGGAAGAGGAG GATTCGCATGAGTGTGTTGAAATAGCTACCAGATGGCTTGACGGATTGATCACTAAGGATATTCAGATTACGAATGAAGTTTATGCCATTAGCTCTATTGATTTTGATCGCCAG GAACTACGTAAACTTGTCCGGAGGGTGCATGAAGTTCAAGATCGCAAGAATGTCACTGAGGAGAATGAACAAGAAGCAGAAGCAGCAATATTGGCTGCCAAGAAGCCCCTTACACGCTTTCTCCGTGCCCTTGCCAGGCAGATTCCAGCTGATGCATGA
- the LOC126664702 gene encoding thaumatin-like protein 1b has translation MAQLTFPSILLSLVIAHSFISGVVSTSFTLSNKCDYTVWPGILSNADAPPLSTTGFVLQKGETKTVTAPASWGGRMWGRTHCTQDSTGKFSCLTGDCGSGKLECSGTGAIPPATLAEFKLDGYGGMDYFDVSLVDGYNLPLLVVPQGGSGQNCTSTGCVVDLNGACPSELKVTSTGGDGIACRSACEAFRQPEYCCNGAYATPDTCKPSSYSLIFKNACPRAYSYAYDDKTSTFTCASVSDYTITFCPTPNTSQKASQGQNTENTNTGTGNSVINSTMVYEGALAQSEASSSINHVYGSHVIAGLVSITAAFWQLRHFY, from the exons ATGGCACAATTAACATTTCCATCCATTCTATTGTCTCTCGTAATCGCTCATTCATTCATTTCAG GTGTTGTTTCAACGTCCTTTACATTATCGAATAAATGTGACTACACAGTATGGCCAGGCATTCTCTCAAACGCGGACGCGCCGCCTCTCTCAACTACCGGTTTCGTCctccaaaaaggcgaaacgaagACCGTTACAGCACCTGCTTCATGGGGCGGCCGTATGTGGGGCCGCACACACTGCACACAAGACTCCACCGGAAAATTCTCTTGCTTAACTGGCGATTGCGGCTCCGGTAAGCTAGAATGTTCAGGAACCGGCGCTATTCCTCCTGCCACGCTGGCGGAATTCAAGCTTGACGGTTATGGCGGCATGGATTATTTCGATGTCAGTCTTGTGGACGGCTATAACCTTCCTCTGCTTGTAGTGCCTCAAGGCGGCTCTGGTCAAAATTGTACAAGTACTGGCTGCGTTGTGGATTTGAACGGCGCGTGTCCTTCCGAGCTTAAGGTTACCAGTACAGGCGGTGATGGTATTGCTTGTAGAAGTGCGTGCGAAGCTTTTAGGCAACCAGAGTATTGTTGCAATGGCGCGTATGCTACACCAGATACATGTAAACCGTCGTCGTATTCTCTGATCTTCAAAAACGCGTGCCCACGTGCTTACAGCTATGCTTACGATGACAAGACCAGTACCTTCACTTGTGCATCCGTATCAGATTACACAATCACCTTCTGCCCAACCCCAAACACAAG CCAAAAAGCATCCCAAGGCCAAAACACAGAGAATACAAATACTGGCACAGGAAATTCTGTCATCAACAGCACTATGGTGTATGAAGGTGCATTGGCTCAAAGTGAAGCGTCATCATCCATTAACCACGTGTATGGATCACATGTAATTGCTGGCTTAGTCAGCATTACAGCAGCTTTTTGGCAGTTGAGGCACTTCTATtaa
- the LOC126677105 gene encoding thaumatin-like protein 1, with amino-acid sequence MDPFIVLITLLTICRGVSGATFTLINKCGYTVWPGTLSNSGSTPLESTGFELQPGGSRSFPSPPNWSGRFWGRTGCTFDPATGQGTCLTGDCGTNLISCNGQNAKPPATLAEFTIGSGTQDFYDVSLVDGYNVPMIVQPNGGSGPCLATGCVTDVNQQCPMELRVGSGEACKSACEAFGTPEYCCSGAYATPDTCKPSVYSEMFKTACPKSYSYAYDDATSTFTCTGADYLITFCPSSTSQKSATAAATATVPSQSNSTSTTDGSENDDNNGVGISWLPNLFTGGSSKSFSSSSAGYFTSVASTIYIMFIYS; translated from the exons ATGGATCCATTTATCGTCCTCATCACTTTGCTTACAATCTGCAGAG GAGTATCAGGTGCTACATTTACACTGATAAACAAATGTGGATACACAGTATGGCCCGGTACTCTATCCAATTCAGGCAGCACTCCATTGGAAAGCACCGGATTTGAGCTTCAACCGGGTGGGTCTCGATCCTTTCCGTCACCGCCAAATTGGTCGGGTCGGTTCTGGGGTAGAACCGGTTGCACATTTGACCCAGCTACAGGTCAGGGTACTTGCTTAACAGGTGATTGTGGAACGAACTTAATTTCATGCAATGGTCAAAATGCCAAGCCACCTGCCACTTTAGCCGAATTCACAATCGGGTCGGGCACCCAGGATTTCTACGATGTTAGTTTAGTTGATGGGTATAACGTACCAATGATTGTTCAACCCAATGGTGGGTCGGGTCCTTGTTTGGCAACTGGATGTGTAACTGATGTGAATCAGCAATGCCCGATGGAGCTACGGGTCGGGTCGGGTGAGGCTTGTAAGAGTGCTTGTGAAGCATTTGGGACGCCTGAGTACTGTTGCAGCGGCGCTTATGCTACGCCGGACACGTGTAAGCCGTCTGTTTATTcggaaatgtttaaaacggcgTGTCCGAAATCATACAGCTATGCGTACGATGATGCTACAAGTACATTTACGTGCACAGGAGCTGATTATTTGATTACATTCTGCCCTTCCTCAACAAG TCAAAAATCTGCAACTGCAGCTGCAACTGCAACAGTTCCATCTCAATCTAATAGCACAAGCACAACAGATGGATCTGAAAATGATGATAATAATGGGGTCGGCATTTCATGGTTGCCAAATTTGTTCACCGGAGGCTCGTCCAAATCGTTTTCTTCATCATCGGCGGGGTACTTCACATCGGTCGCTTCGACAATTTATATTATGTTCATATATTCATAG
- the LOC126682277 gene encoding endoplasmin homolog has product MRKWTIASALLLLCLFSLISDQGRNIHANAEADSENPVDPPKIEEKLGAVPHGLSTDSDVVKRESESISKRSIRADAEKFQFQAEVSRLMDIIINSLYSNKDIFLRELISNASDALDKIRFLSLTDKEVLGEGDNTKLDIQIKLDKEKRILSIRDRGIGMTKDDLIKNLGTIAKSGTSAFVEKMQTSGDLNLIGQFGVGFYSVYLVADYVEVISKHNDDKQYVWESKADGAFAISEDTWNEQLGRGTEIRLHLKDEAGEYLEESKLKELVKRYSEFINFPIYLWASKEVDVEVPVDEDEANDEEEKTESSSTEEEEESVKDEDEDAEVKPKTKKVKETTYEWELLNDVKAIWLRNPKEVTDEEYTKFYHSLAKDFGDEKPMAWSHFTAEGDVEFKAVLFVPPKAPHDLYESYYNAQKSNLKLYVRRVFISDEFDELLPKYLNFLKGLVDSDTLPLNVSREMLQQHSSLKTIKKKLIRKALDMIRKIAKEDPDEVKDSDKKDVEESSDDEKRGQYAKFWNEFGKSIKLGIIEDATNRNRLANLLRFESSKSDGKLTSLDQYISRMKSGQKDIFYITGSNKEQLEKSPFLERLNKKGYEVIFFTDPVDEYLMQYLMDYEGKHFQNVSKEGLKLGKDSKAKELKESFKDLTKWWKGTLANENVDDVKISNRLDNTPCVVVTSKYGWSSNMERIMQSQTLSDASKQAYMRGKRVLEINPRHPIIKELRERVVKDSEDESVKQTAQLIYQTALLESGFMLEDPKDFASRIYSSVRTSLDISPDVSVEEEDDVEETETETEAETKDNFKGETEDSKDDEDTEPSEAKDEL; this is encoded by the exons ATGAGGAAGTGGACGATCGCTTCCGCTTTGCTTCTGTTATGTCTTTTTTCTCTCATTTCAGATCAAG GCCGGAATATACACGCAAATGCTGAAGCTGATTCGGAGAATCCCGTAGATCCTCCTAAAATTGAGGAGAAACTCGGTGCTGTTCCTCATGGTTTATCCACTGATTCTGATGTTGTTAAGAg gGAATCTGAGTCGATTTCTAAAAGATCAATCCGTGCTGACGCGGAGAAATTTCAGTTCCAAGCTGAGGTGTCTCGGCTTATGGATATCATTATCAACTCTCTTTACAGTAACAAAGACATTTTCCTGAGGGAGTTGATTTCCAATGCATCTGAT GCGCTAGACAAAATCAGGTTCCTGTCCCTCACTGATAAAGAGGTTCTAGGCGAAGGTGATAATACCAAGCTTGACATTCAG ATTAAACTGGACAAAGAAAAGAGAATTCTTTCGATTCGTGATAGAGGTATTGGTATGACAAAGGATGATTTGATCAAGAACTTGGGAACCATAGCAAAGTCTGGAACTTCAG CATTTGTGGAGAAAATGCAGACAAGTGGAGACCTGAATCTAATTGGACAGTTCGGTGTTGGATTCTATTCTGTGTATCTGGTTGCTGACTATGTTGAAGTCATCAGTAAACATAACGACGATAAACA GTATGTGTGGGAATCAAAGGCTGATGGAGCATTTGCAATCTCTGAGGACACATGGAATGAACAGTTGGGACGTGGAACAGAAATTAGACTTCATCTTAAAGATGAAGCAGGAGAATACTTGGAAGAGAGTAAATTGAAA GAGCTGGTGAAGAGGTATTCTGAATTCATCAACTTCCCCATCTATTTATGGGCAAGTAAAGAAGTTGACGTGGAAGTTCCTGTTGATGAAGATGAAGCAAATGATGAAGAGGAAAAAA CTGAAAGCAGCTCCACTGAGGAAGAAGAGGAATCTGTGAAAGATGAAGACGAGGATGCAGAGGTAAAACCAaagactaaaaaggtgaaggaAACTACCTATGAGTGGGAACTCTTGAATGATGTTAAAGCTATATGGCTGCGAAATCCGAAGGAGGTGACAGATGAAGAGTACACAAAGTTTTATCATTCTCTAGCAAAG GATTTCGGTGATGAGAAGCCTATGGCTTGGAGTCATTTTACAGCAGAAGGCGATGTGGAGTTTAAGGCTGTTTTGTTTGTGCCTCCAAAGGCTCCTCATGATCTTTATGAAAGTTATTACAACGCTCAAAAATCCAATTTGAAACTTTATGTCAGACGTGTTTTCATCTCAGACGAGTTTGATGAGCTTTTGCCTAAATATCTGAACTTTTTGAAG GGTCTTGTTGATTCCGACACTTTACCACTCAATGTTTCTCGAGAAATGCTCCAACAACACAGCAGCTTGAAAACAATTAAGAAGAAACTTATCCGTAAGGCCCTTGATATGATCCGTAAaatagccaaggaagatccagaTGAGGTTAAGGACAGTGACAAGAAAG ATGTTGAGGAATCAAGTGACGATGAGAAGAGAGGTCAATATGCAAAATTCTGGAATGAGTTTGGCAAGTCCATAAAGCTTGGTATCATTGAAGATGCAACCAACAGAAATCGATTAGCAAACCTTCTCAGATTTGAGAG CTCAAAGTCCGATGGTAAACTGACTTCACTTGATCAGTATATTTCAAGAATGAAGTCAGGGCAAAAGGATATCTTTTACATTACTGGATCAAACAAGGAACAATTGGAAAAATCTCCATTCCTTGAAAGACTCAACAAGAAAGGCTATGAG GTCATTTTCTTCACAGATCCAGTTGATGAATACCTGATGCAATATTTGATGGATTATGAAGGCAAACATTTTCAGAATGTGTCCAAAGAGGGTCTAAAACTTGGCAAAGACTCAAAAGCCAAGGAGCTAAAGGAATCATTCAAGGATCTTACCAAGTGGTGGAAAGGTACCCTTGCCAATGAAAATGTGGATGATGTGAAGATATCCAACCGTTTGGATAATACACCTTGTGTAGTAGTTACATCTAAGTACGGATGGAGTTCCAACATGGAGAGAATCATGCAATCCCAGACTTTATCAGATGCTAGCAAGCAAGCATATATGCGCGGCAAGAGGGTGTTGGAGATCAACCCCAGACACCCTATCATCAAGGAGCTTCGCGAGAGAGTAGTAAAGGACTCTGAG GATGAAAGTGTGAAGCAAACAGCGCAGCTCATTTATCAAACAGCTCTACTAGAGAGTGGCTTCATGCTGGAGGATCCTAAGGATTTTGCCTCCCGTATTTACAGCTCGGTGAGAACTAGTCTCGACATCAGTCCAGATGTAAGTGTTGAGGAGGAAGACGATGTTGAAGAAACTGAAACTGAAACCGAAGCGGAAACAAAAGACAATTTCAAGGGTGAAACTGAAGATTCCAAAGATGATGAGGATACTGAACCATCTGAAGCCAAGGATGAGTTGTAG